The genomic DNA GTCCATATGTTCGGTACACTTCTATGATCACGCCTCCCGAAGTCTTCAAAAGCCTGGCCGACGAAACCGCCCGGCAGGCTCGCGATTACTTGATGGCTTACCACGAACAAGAAATCAGCCTGCAAACCCTCGCACAAGCCTGCGGCACCGACCGTTTTCGCCTGACCCGCGCGTTCAAGGCTGCCTATGGTCTGGCGCCGCATGCCTGGCTGATCCAGTTGCGCCTCAGTCGTGGCCGGCAAATGCTCGCCGCTGGCGTGCAACCGGTGGACGTCGCCAGCCGTTTGGGTTTTGCTGACCAAAGCCACTTGGGCCGCTGGTTTGTGCGCGCCTACGGCATCACTCCTGGCGCCTATCAGCAGCGTGCCGGCGGCAGCATCCGGCGCTGAACAAACGTTCAAGACCGCCGCCCACCACACCCGCCACAGTACGCCCTGACTTTCAAAAGGGCCGTGCCATGCTTGCGTTCATCCTCTTTGCCTTCGTCGCCTCCATCACTCCGGGCCCGACCAACCTGATCGTGCTCAGCACCAGCGCCCGCCGTGGCTGGCGACCCTGCCTGCCGATCATTCTGGGTGCGGGCGTGGGGGCGGCGTCACTCGTGTGGGTCGCCGGGGCCGGCGCCAGCACGCTGATGTTGCCCGGTGTGCGTCCGATCATCAGCGGCCTCGGGCTGTGCTGGATGCTGTGGCTGGCGTGGCAGATTTTCAGCGCACCAGTCACCGCCATCCAGCCTGAGGCCGGTGAAGAAAAAACCGAGCTAGGTCTGATCGGTGCGGCAT from Pseudomonas baetica includes the following:
- a CDS encoding LysE family translocator, translating into MLAFILFAFVASITPGPTNLIVLSTSARRGWRPCLPIILGAGVGAASLVWVAGAGASTLMLPGVRPIISGLGLCWMLWLAWQIFSAPVTAIQPEAGEEKTELGLIGAALLQWVNPKSWMMAIAVISVFTAQGQGLNALCLAFFLVSLPCLALWALLGRGAARWLSNPEQLRWLNRILAVLLVISSAAALLRG